The following proteins are encoded in a genomic region of Sorangiineae bacterium MSr12523:
- a CDS encoding DUF1328 domain-containing protein, whose protein sequence is MAHWTAVFSILAVVAAILGFGGGAAEAVGVAKALFFVFLALALLSALLGRRRPML, encoded by the coding sequence ATGGCTCACTGGACGGCTGTCTTCTCCATCTTGGCCGTGGTTGCCGCCATCCTCGGATTCGGCGGCGGCGCGGCGGAGGCGGTGGGCGTCGCAAAGGCGCTCTTCTTCGTCTTTCTCGCGCTCGCTCTGCTCTCGGCGCTTTTGGGTCGCCGCAGGCCCATGCTGTAG